One Cellulomonas taurus genomic region harbors:
- a CDS encoding putative F420-0 ABC transporter permease subunit: MTALATPTSTPVRRRAPLSVVLPVGVVLLVATVLVCVTIGPADLGVADVARSIAGHLGLGSRDALPVLSDAIVWELRLPRVLTAAAVGAGLALAGAVMQSLTRNPLADPYLLGLSSGASLGAVAVLILGISLLLPVAAFAGALAALIATLSLARVGGTLTPGRAVLAGLAVSQLAAAGTSFVIFWSATGDSYREILNWLLGSLAGASWRSVAIAGVAVVLVGLVLIGSATRLDAFAFGDTAAAALGIDVDRTRWTLMTLVALLTGAMVAVSGSIGFVGLVLPHAVSALTGPAHRRLLPVVAVTGAIFLVWADTLARTLFDPRELPVGIVTALIGVPVFAVLLRRRRGNAWT, from the coding sequence ATGACCGCCCTCGCCACCCCCACCTCGACACCGGTGCGTCGCCGCGCACCGTTGTCCGTCGTGCTGCCGGTCGGGGTGGTGTTGCTGGTCGCGACCGTGCTGGTCTGCGTCACCATCGGCCCGGCCGACCTGGGTGTGGCGGATGTGGCCCGGTCGATCGCCGGGCACCTGGGGCTGGGGTCGCGGGATGCCCTGCCGGTGCTGTCCGACGCGATCGTCTGGGAGCTGCGACTGCCCCGGGTCCTCACCGCCGCGGCGGTCGGCGCCGGGCTCGCCCTGGCCGGTGCCGTCATGCAGTCCCTGACCCGCAACCCGCTGGCCGACCCGTACCTGCTGGGCCTGTCCTCCGGTGCGTCGCTCGGTGCGGTGGCCGTGCTGATCCTCGGCATCTCGCTGCTGCTGCCGGTGGCCGCGTTCGCCGGGGCACTGGCGGCGCTGATCGCCACCCTGTCCCTGGCCCGGGTGGGCGGCACCCTCACGCCGGGCCGCGCCGTCCTGGCCGGACTGGCGGTGTCGCAGCTGGCGGCGGCGGGCACCTCCTTCGTCATCTTCTGGTCCGCCACCGGCGACTCCTACCGCGAGATCCTGAACTGGCTGCTCGGGTCGCTCGCCGGGGCCAGCTGGCGGTCGGTCGCCATCGCCGGGGTGGCGGTGGTGCTGGTCGGGCTGGTGCTGATCGGGTCGGCGACCCGGCTGGACGCCTTCGCCTTCGGCGACACCGCCGCGGCGGCGCTGGGCATCGACGTCGACCGCACCCGATGGACGCTGATGACCCTGGTGGCGTTGCTGACCGGCGCGATGGTCGCGGTCTCCGGCTCGATCGGCTTCGTCGGTCTGGTGCTGCCGCACGCGGTGTCGGCGCTGACCGGCCCGGCGCACCGGCGCCTGCTGCCGGTGGTCGCCGTCACCGGAGCGATCTTCCTGGTCTGGGCCGACACGCTCGCCCGGACCCTGTTCGACCCACGGGAGCTCCCGGTGGGCATCGTCACCGCACTGATCGGGGTGCCGGTGTTCGCCGTGCTGCTGCGCCGACGGAGGGGGAACGCATGGACCTGA
- a CDS encoding putative F420-0 ABC transporter ATP-binding protein has protein sequence MDLTIDGAGVWLGGRWVVDGVHATPPSGALTGLLGPNGAGKSTLLRMIAGLLDPEAGAVLVDHGAVHDLPRRERARRIALLEQESSSTVPLTVREVVALGRIPYRTLWGTDAADDAVDRALVAAGADHLADRSWDALSGGERQRVHIARALAQEPELLLLDEPTNHLDVAAQLSLLRFVRDLGRTTVAALHDLNLAAAYCDHVLVLSQGVLVAAGDPRDVLTPDLVARVYGVDCEVLVHPRTGRPVIAFGDAPTLAVPEGVR, from the coding sequence ATGGACCTGACCATCGACGGCGCCGGGGTCTGGCTGGGCGGCCGCTGGGTGGTGGACGGCGTGCACGCCACTCCCCCGTCCGGCGCCCTGACCGGGCTGCTGGGGCCCAACGGCGCGGGCAAGTCCACCCTGCTGCGGATGATCGCCGGGCTGCTCGACCCCGAGGCCGGTGCGGTGCTGGTCGACCACGGCGCGGTGCACGACCTGCCCCGTCGGGAACGTGCGCGCCGGATCGCGCTGCTGGAACAGGAGTCGAGTTCCACCGTGCCGCTCACCGTGCGCGAGGTGGTCGCCCTCGGCCGGATCCCCTACCGCACCCTGTGGGGCACCGACGCCGCGGACGATGCCGTCGACCGTGCGCTGGTCGCGGCCGGTGCCGACCACCTGGCCGACCGCTCCTGGGACGCGCTGTCCGGCGGCGAGCGGCAGCGGGTGCACATCGCCCGTGCTCTGGCCCAGGAACCCGAGCTGCTCCTGCTGGACGAACCGACCAACCACCTGGACGTGGCGGCCCAGCTGTCCCTGCTGCGGTTCGTGCGCGACCTCGGCCGCACCACCGTCGCGGCGCTGCACGACCTCAATCTGGCCGCCGCCTACTGCGATCACGTCCTGGTGCTGTCCCAGGGCGTCCTGGTCGCCGCCGGGGACCCGCGCGACGTGCTCACCCCCGACCTGGTCGCCCGGGTCTACGGGGTGGACTGCGAGGTCCTGGTGCACCCGCGCACCGGCCGCCCCGTGATCGCCTTCGGCGACGCCCCCACCCTCGCCGTCCCCGAAGGAGTCCGATGA